In the genome of Corythoichthys intestinalis isolate RoL2023-P3 chromosome 19, ASM3026506v1, whole genome shotgun sequence, one region contains:
- the dusp10 gene encoding dual specificity protein phosphatase 10 yields MPPSPLDDRIVVALPRPIRPQELQLRLDTSYLDSIASTSSDETVISATVVKIRATANLVTYMPSSKGSTRSLSCGCSSASCCSVTTYEKDSPSLNQSQVSASSPNLSYAGPSMFSNHDTLSASSLAQGVPKAHPSTTVRIIHPNELAKRMTCCPMGHPIGPVPVIIDCRAFTEYNKSHIRGAVHINCSDKISRRRLQQGKITVLDLISCREGKDSFKGIFSKEIVVYDDTTADPNRLAPSQPLNVVLESLRREGKDPIILKGGLNCFRQSHENLCEHSLHLHESLESGAAAGLSGALPHTLPSTPDIENADVTPVLPFLYLGNERDAQDINLLQHLNVGYILNVTTHLPLFHYDTGLFIYKRLPATDSNKQNLRQYFEEAFEFIEEAHQAGMGLLIHCQAGVSRSATIVIAYLMKHTWMTMTDAYKFVKTRRPIISPNLNFMGQLLEFEEDLNNGITPRILTPKLMGVETIV; encoded by the exons ATGCCTCCATCTCCCCTTGACGACAGAATTGTGGTGGCGCTGCCAAGGCCGATCCGACCTCAGGAACTCCAACTGCGACTGGACACCAGCTACCTGGACTCCATCGCCTCCACCAGCAGCGACGAGACGGTCATCAGCGCCACCGTGGTGAAGATTCGGGCGACGGCCAATCTTGTGACGTATATGCCCTCATCCAAGGGTTCCACGCGATCCTTGTCGTGTGGATGTAGCAGTGCAAGCTGCTGTTCTGTCACCACCTATGAGAAGGACAGCCCTAGCCTGAACCAGAGTCAGGTGAGCGCCAGTAGCCCCAACCTCAGCTATGCCGGACCCTCTATGTTCAGCAACCACGATACATTAAGCGCCTCCAGCCTCGCCCAGGGCGTACCTAAGGCGCACCCGTCCACCACTGTGAGAATCATTCACCCCAATGAGTTGGCAAAGCGGATGACCTGCTGCCCCATGGGTCACCCCATTGGGCCCGTGCCGGTCATCATCGACTGCCGGGCCTTCACGGAGTACAACAAAAGCCACATCCGGGGGGCTGTGCACATCAACTGCTCTGACAAGATCAGTCGGCGGAGGCTGCAGCAGGGAAAGATCACTGTGCTGGACCTCATCTCTTGCCGGGAGGGCAAGGACTCATTTAAGGGCATCTTCTCCAAAGAAATTGTGGTCTACGATGACACCACGGCGGACCCCAACAGGCTGGCGCCCTCGCAGCCTCTCAACGTGGTTCTGGAGTCTCTGAGGAGGGAGGGCAAAGACCCCATCATTCTCAAAG gagGCCTTAACTGTTTCAGGCAGAGCCACGAGAACCTGTGCGAACACTCGCTGCATCTTCACGAAAGTCTGGAATCGGGCGCAGCTGCCGGCCTCTCGGGGGCGCTACCTCACACCCTGCCCTCCACTCCGGACATCGAGAATGCGGACGTGACGCCCGTTCTGCCCTTCCTTTACCTGGGCAACGAGCGCGACGCTCAGGACATCAATTTGCTGCAACACTTGAACGTCGGCTACATCCTAAATGTGACCACCCACTTACCACTTTTTCATTACGACACGGGCCTGTTCATCTACAAGCGTCTGCCCGCCACCGACAGCAACAAGCAGAACCTTCGCCAGTACTTTGAGGAGGCATTTGAATTTATAG AGGAAGCACACCAAGCTGGTATGGGCCTTCTGATCCACTGCCAGGCTGGCGTCTCTCGCTCAGCCACCATCGTCATCGCGTACTTGATGAAGCACACCTGGATGACCATGACGGATGCCTACAAGTTTGTCAAAACCAGAAGGCCCATCATCTCCCCGAACCTCAATTTCATGGGCCAGCTGCTGGAATTTGAGGAAGACCTCAACAACGGAATCACGCCACGGATCCTCACGCCAAAGCTCATGGGTGTGGAGACTATTGTCTAA